The genomic segment GAGCGCCGCCGCCTGTTCGAAGGCCAGCTTCTGCTCCTTGGCGTCGGCGTCCGCCTGATAGCTGCGCCAGGCACCCATTCCCAGCGTGCCGCCCGCCACCAGCGCCAGCACCGCGGTGGCACCGGCGACCCTGATGCCCAGCCGGGAGCGCTCGCCCGGCTGTTGGGCGGTGCTCGTCAGCGCGTCGACGAACCGCGCCCGCTGCCGCCGTTTCGCGTCGTCCTGCTCGGTCTCACTCAACGCCCGTCCCCAACTCGCGAGAAATCGTTCACATGCATCCGTCCGGCCCTGCCCCGGGCCTGCCAGTCAACCACCGGGGGTCCCGTGACGGCCGTTCCCCGAGCGGGGTGAGCACGGGATGAGCACGAGGTGAGCAGTGCTCGGACCGCCTCACCGCGGCACCGGCCCGTACAGCTCGCGCTCCCGCAGCAGTTCCGCCGCCTTCGTCAGCGCCGTGGAGAGCCGGCGCCGGTAGGTGCTGAAGGACAGCGCGGCCCTGCTGGCCGCGGCCTGCTGGCTGCGCGGCCCGCCCAGGTAGGTGATCTCCAGCACATCGCCCAACTGCCGCTGCCCTGGATACGCGCGCAGTTGCGCCACCGTCTCGGTCAGCACCTCGCGGAGCGCTGTCGCGTCCGCGCCGGGCGCCACCAGCCGGGTGCCGAGCAGCGCGCTCTCCGCGAGCAGCCGGGGGTCCCGCACACTGCGGTAGGCGTGCTTGACGGAGTCGACGAACTCCGGCCACGGCATGGTGGATTCCACCAGCGCGGCGGTCGGCGCCAGCGCGCACGCGGGCTCGTCGCTCAGCAGCCGGAAGCGGAGCGTCGCGGCCCAGCGGTCGAACGGTGCGCCGCGCCAGTCCTGTACGAAGGGCAGCACCCGCTCGCCGTCGGGTCCGTCGGCGGGCGCCGTCCGCTGCTGCCCGTACAGGGCGAGCAGGGACGCGAGCGCCGACTGCTCCCCGCTCGTACAGGTCCAGCTCACGGCCAGGCCGGGCGTGGTCGCCCACAGCGTGGTCAGCGCCGAACAGACGGCCGCCGCGCTGCCGGTGCTCCAGCGGGCCAGCAGCAGCCGCTCGGTACGCCGCAGCGGCGACCGGCCGTCCGCGCGCTCGAGGGCGGCACGCGCCACCGGGTCGTCCGGCAGCCGCGTGGCGCCCGGCTCCAGAAGGGGTGCGACGAGCACGCCGACGAGCCGGCGGCCGTCCTCGGCGACGGTGAAGGCGGCCGGCTGGTACTCCCACCACCGCAGGGCCAGCGCGCCGGCCGCGACACCGTGCTCCTTCCCGATCGCGGCAACCGCCCCGTCCAGGTCCTCCCGGCGGGCGGCGCGCCACCGGATCCGGTCCGCGCCCCGCCAGTCCACCGCCTCCCGCGCCACCCGGTTCGTCCGGCCCAGATAGGCCAGCCCCGCACCGGACGCCCAGCGGTCGCCGACCCGTTGTCCGAGCCGCTCGGTCAACTGGCCGTGCAGCCGGCCGAACAGCGACTCGTACTTCTCCGGTCCGCGCCACCGCAGATCGGCCAGCAGCGCCTCCCGCATCAACTCGTGCGGCACCAGTCCCTCCGCGGTGCTGTGCACGAACGACAGGCCGCACAGCCAGGTGTACAGCTCGTGCGCCGTGGCCGGCGGCACCTCCAGCGCGTGCCGTACCGACTCCTCGGTGGTGACCCGGGCCAGCGCCAGCACGTGGAGGGCGTCGATCCGGGACAGCGACAGGCTTTCGCGCAGCATCAGACGCAGGAGTTCGGCCACCAGGTCGGGGGAGTCGCGCAGTTCCCAGAAGCAGCGCTGTTCCAGGGCGCCCATGGACTGTCCCCGCGCGTCGGCGAACAGCGCCAGCGCGAGCGGCAGTCCGTGCGCGGCACGCACGATGCCCGGGACCTCGGCCTCGTCGACGTCCCGGTTGCGCAGCAGCAGCGCGGCCTCCGCATCGTTCATCCCGGTCAGCCGCACGCTGCGCAGCGCGTGCCACCACTGCGGATCGGTGCGCCACTCGGCGGACGGCGGCAGCCGGCTGCCGACGACGAGCAGCGGGCGCGACGGCAGGCCGGGCAGGAACACGTCGCGCAGCCACCGCTCCAGCGGGCCCAGCGACTCCGCGGAGTCGATCAGCAGCACCTGCGCGCCCGCCGGCCCGCCCTGCGCCTCCAGCGCGGCCAGGAACGCCTCCGGCGTCGGGTCCGTGTGCCGCAGATCGACATTGCGGGTGACCCGGCCGTGCGCCTCGGCCTCCTCGGCGAACCGGCGCAGCAGGGTGCTCTTCCCGACGCCCGCCATGCCGTGCAGCCACACGACGAAGCAGCCGCGCCCATCGCTGAGCATCAGCTCCCCCAGCAGCCGCAGTTCGGCCACCCGGCCGGTGAAGACCTTGCTCCAGGACACTGCCGGCACGTCCCCGTGCGATTCCACCGGCAGGGCTGTGGGAGACATCTGCATGGTGTGTACCTGCAGTCCTTTCCTGTGTGACGACGGCTCCGTCCCGGTGGTCGGCCGGGTCGGTCTCCGCGTCATCGATACGTCCAGCGAGGGTGTGGGTGCACGGCCTGTCGGTCCGGCACATCCGGTGCCCGGTGTGCGTGTGGATCACGCACACCGTACGTATGGTCGAAGATGGTACGTAGTGCCGGTGACCGCGGCGCCGGCATCACCCGCCCCCGATGGGCCGCCAAGCGCCGGAACGGGCACGATCGGCCCGTCACGCGCCCGTTTCCGCGCGCCCGGGCTGTGTTGCGGTGCCGCCGCCCCACCCTTGCCTCAACCCTGCCTGAACTGAGGTTTCTTCACTCCGGCCGGCAGCTGCGCCGCTGGCGGAGGAATGGATTCCGCGGGTGATCCGGAGCCCGGAAACGGGCAGGAATCCGTCAGGATTGCGTAAGTAATGTTCACGGCTTCCCGTCGTGGCGAAGCGCTCTCCGCCAGGTTCGGCACCCCGACTGACGACCCCGATGCGGGAAGCGCCGTGCGGTCGCGTCAACCGCCCGTGGAACCGCGGAGGGAACCGGCGGCGCGCCGGCACGTCGTCCTCCGGATCGGCAGGCGCACCGACCCGCGGGAACTCAGGATTCCCGCCCTCCGTCGGGGGCCGGGTTCCGCGGCGGACCCGGTTCGCCCGCCGGGCGCAGCGCCTGATGGACCGACCAGAGGACGGACACCAGCGGTACGGCCACCACGGCGCCCATGACGCCGGCCGCGACGGCGCCGCCGATGACCGAGAACGCGACCACCACCGGATGCAGCCGGACGGCCCAGCTCATCACGATCGGGTGCAGCAGATGGCCCTCGATCTGCCCGATGATCACGATGAGGGCGACGACCATGGCCGCGATCAACGGGCCCTTGGCCGCCAGCGCCACCACGGCGGCGACGGCGAGCGCGATGGGTGAGCCGATCAGCGGAATGAACGCGGCGAAGAACTCCAGCAGAGCCAGCGGGAGCGCGAGCGGCACGCCGAGGACGAAAAGGGCCACGCCGACCAGGATCGCGTTGATCGCGGCCACCAGCACGATGCCGTGGGTGTAGCCGGTGAAGGTCCGCCAGGCCGCGCGGCCCCCGGTCATCACCCGTTCCCGCGCGGTGGGCGGAAGCTGATCGCAGAACCAGCCCCACTGCCGGTCGCCGGAGTGGATGAAGAAGACCGAGGAGAACAGGGCCAGCGCGAACACGGTGAGGACCTCGACCAGCCGGCCGGCGCCACTGACCGCCGTACTGATCAGGGTGGACCGGTGGCTGGACAGGAACTGACCGATCCGGGACTGGACGTCGGTGAGTGCCGCCGGGTTGAGCCGGAACGGCGGCCGCTGGAGCCAGTGCTCGATCCTGTCGACGCCCGCCCGGAACTCCCGGTCCAGCCCGGCGCGCTCTCCCGCCACCGCCCCGCCGACCAGGGCCAGGACGCCGAGGGCGAGGACGATACTGCCGAGCAGGGTCACGGCGACGGCGAGCGGTCGTGGCAGGAAGCGCTCCAGGAGGTCGGTCACCGGCCGGAGCATCGCCGTGATGACCAGGCCGAGGAAGACCGACACGGTGATCTCGTGGAACCGCCCGAGCACGGAGAAGACCGCGTACACGAGGGCGCCCACCACGAGGATCCGCCATGCGTACGCGGCAGCCGTCAGCAGAGCGGGGAACACTCGCGGCTCACCACCGGGCCCGGAGCCTGACGCCGGGCGCCGGCCGGCCGGGTTGCCGGCCGGGGGAGGGGCGAAGCCGCGCAGCGCTTGGCGCGACGCCTTACGGATCCGGTGCCCGCGCCCGGCGGACGGCGCGACGGGGTCCGGACTGCCGGACTGCGGATGCGATGGCCTGGACATCTCCAGGCTCGTACCACCGGAGCCCCGCCCTGCCACGCCACCGGCCCGACATTCGCCCGAAGGCGCGCCGACCGTGTGGCGTAGGCCGACGGAGAAGGCGTCACGGGAACAGTCATTCGGCCCGCAGGCTCTGCCGTGTGGTGCAAAGTATGCAAATCTGTCTGATAACAGAGGAAAGGGACCGAGGGCTGAGCTCGGGCACCTTACGGCGTGCGGGAGGACCGGGCATGCGTCGGTGGGCCGAGTTCGTGCTGCGGCATCGCAGGGCGGTCGTGGGGTTCTGGGGTCTCGTGCTGGTCGCCGGCGTGCTGTTGGCGGGCCGGACGACGGATCGGCTGACGATCGACTTCTCGCTGCCGGGTCAGCCCGGCACCGTGACGGCGCACAAGATCGAGCACGCCTTCGGCAGCGGCGGCGACACGAGTCCGTATCTGGTCTCGGTCACGCTCCCGGCAGGGCAGACGATCACCGGCCACGAGGCCGAGGTCGGCCGCGCTTTCGCGGCGGCGGGCACCGCGGCCCCGAACGTGCGGGTGATCGATGAGGCGAACACCGGCGACAAGGCGTTCAGGACGAAGGACGACCGCACCGCCTACGCGATGGTCTTCTACCGGTTCAACCCGTCACCGAGTCAGAAGCTGCTGACCGATCCCATCCAAGCGGCGGTGCAGAAGGCCCTGCCGTCCGGCGCCACGGTCGGGGTGACGGGCCAGGACGTGCTGGCCTCCGGGGGCAATGACGGCGGCGGGCCCGGGGTGCTCGGGGAGACGCTCCTCGGTGCCGTCGGAGCCCTCGCCGTGCTCGCCTTCGTCTTCGCCTCGTTCCTCGCCTTCCTGCCGCTGCTGGTGGCCGCGGTGTCGATCCTCGCGACCTTCGTGATGCTGCTGCCGCTCACCTACGCCACCGATGTGTCCTTCATCGTGCAGTTCCTGGTCGCCCTCATCGGCCTGGGCGTGGCGATCGACTACTCGCTGCTGTTCGTCACCCGCTGGCGCGAGGAACGCGACCGCGGCCGGGACAATCACGAGGCCGTCGTGGTCGCGATGGAACGAGCCGGTCATGCGGTGGTGTTCAGCGGTGTGACGGTGGCCATCGGCCTGCTCGCCCTCGTCGTCCTGCCGGTCCCGTTCCTCCGCAGCATGGGCTACGGCGGGGCGCTCATCCCGCTCGCGAGCGTGATGACGACGCTCACCCTGACCCCGCGATCCTGGGCGGCATCGGGCCGAAGGTCGACTGGCCGAAGATCCGGCACGAGAACCGGGCGAGCCGGTTCTGGAGCCGCTGGACCGCCGCCGTGGTACGGCGCCGCTGGATCGCCGCCGGCGCCGCGTTGGCCGCGCTCGGGGTCCTGGTCGGCGTCTTCTTCGGCATCAAGATCGGCCTGGCCTCCTCGGAATCGCTGGCCAAGAACGGCTCGGCCTACGACACCCTGCAGACCCTGGAGCGCGGCGGCGTCCCGACCGGCGCGCTGACCCCGATGGAGGTCCTGGTCCGCACCGACCAGGCGAAACCGGTCGCCGCCGAGCTGGCCAAGGTCGACGGTGTGAGCAGTGTCCTCGTGCCTGTCGGGCCCGCCGGCAACCGGGACGGACAGAGCATCGTCGTCGTCATCCCGGACCACGAGACGGTGAACTCGAAGAGCGTCGACGTCGTCAAACGGGTCAAGAGCACCGCGGCGAACTTCCCCGGCGTCAGCGGTGTCGCCGGCATCGGGGCAGCCCAGATCGACTTCCTGCACGCCGTCTACGGCAACTTCCCCCTGATGCTCACCATCATCGCGCTGCTCACGTACATCCTGCTCGTGCGCGCCTTCCGCTCCCTGCTGCTGCCGCTGAAGGCGGTGCTGCTCAATCTGATCTCCCTGGCGGCGACCCTGGGCCTGATGGTGCTCTTCTGGCAGAACGGTCACGGTTCCAACGCGATCTTCGGCATCGCCGCCACCGGAGCCGTCACGTTCTGGATCCCGATCATGATCTTCGCGTTCCTGTTCGGACTGTCCATGGACTACGAGGTGTTCATCCTCTCCCGCATCCGCGAGGAGTACGACGCCGGCCACTCGACCGACGAAGCGGTCATCGAAGGCATCGGCCGCACCGGCCGGCTCGTCACCAGCGCCGCACTCATCCTCTTCCTCGCCTTCGCCGCGCTCGCCTCCGGCCCCGGCACCGATCTCAAAACCCTGGCGACCGGCCTCGGCCTGGGCATCCTGATCGACGCGACCATCGTGCGGATGCTGCTCGTTCCGTCCCTCGTCTCCCTCTT from the Streptomyces sp. RKAG293 genome contains:
- a CDS encoding ATP-binding protein, with translation MSPTALPVESHGDVPAVSWSKVFTGRVAELRLLGELMLSDGRGCFVVWLHGMAGVGKSTLLRRFAEEAEAHGRVTRNVDLRHTDPTPEAFLAALEAQGGPAGAQVLLIDSAESLGPLERWLRDVFLPGLPSRPLLVVGSRLPPSAEWRTDPQWWHALRSVRLTGMNDAEAALLLRNRDVDEAEVPGIVRAAHGLPLALALFADARGQSMGALEQRCFWELRDSPDLVAELLRLMLRESLSLSRIDALHVLALARVTTEESVRHALEVPPATAHELYTWLCGLSFVHSTAEGLVPHELMREALLADLRWRGPEKYESLFGRLHGQLTERLGQRVGDRWASGAGLAYLGRTNRVAREAVDWRGADRIRWRAARREDLDGAVAAIGKEHGVAAGALALRWWEYQPAAFTVAEDGRRLVGVLVAPLLEPGATRLPDDPVARAALERADGRSPLRRTERLLLARWSTGSAAAVCSALTTLWATTPGLAVSWTCTSGEQSALASLLALYGQQRTAPADGPDGERVLPFVQDWRGAPFDRWAATLRFRLLSDEPACALAPTAALVESTMPWPEFVDSVKHAYRSVRDPRLLAESALLGTRLVAPGADATALREVLTETVAQLRAYPGQRQLGDVLEITYLGGPRSQQAAASRAALSFSTYRRRLSTALTKAAELLRERELYGPVPR
- a CDS encoding AI-2E family transporter produces the protein MSRPSHPQSGSPDPVAPSAGRGHRIRKASRQALRGFAPPPAGNPAGRRPASGSGPGGEPRVFPALLTAAAYAWRILVVGALVYAVFSVLGRFHEITVSVFLGLVITAMLRPVTDLLERFLPRPLAVAVTLLGSIVLALGVLALVGGAVAGERAGLDREFRAGVDRIEHWLQRPPFRLNPAALTDVQSRIGQFLSSHRSTLISTAVSGAGRLVEVLTVFALALFSSVFFIHSGDRQWGWFCDQLPPTARERVMTGGRAAWRTFTGYTHGIVLVAAINAILVGVALFVLGVPLALPLALLEFFAAFIPLIGSPIALAVAAVVALAAKGPLIAAMVVALIVIIGQIEGHLLHPIVMSWAVRLHPVVVAFSVIGGAVAAGVMGAVVAVPLVSVLWSVHQALRPAGEPGPPRNPAPDGGRES
- a CDS encoding MMPL family transporter, whose translation is MRRWAEFVLRHRRAVVGFWGLVLVAGVLLAGRTTDRLTIDFSLPGQPGTVTAHKIEHAFGSGGDTSPYLVSVTLPAGQTITGHEAEVGRAFAAAGTAAPNVRVIDEANTGDKAFRTKDDRTAYAMVFYRFNPSPSQKLLTDPIQAAVQKALPSGATVGVTGQDVLASGGNDGGGPGVLGETLLGAVGALAVLAFVFASFLAFLPLLVAAVSILATFVMLLPLTYATDVSFIVQFLVALIGLGVAIDYSLLFVTRWREERDRGRDNHEAVVVAMERAGHAVVFSGVTVAIGLLALVVLPVPFLRSMGYGGALIPLASVMTTLTLTPRSWAASGRRSTGRRSGTRTGRAGSGAAGPPPWYGAAGSPPAPRWPRSGSWSASSSASRSAWPPRNRWPRTARPTTPCRPWSAAASRPAR
- a CDS encoding MMPL family transporter, whose amino-acid sequence is MEVLVRTDQAKPVAAELAKVDGVSSVLVPVGPAGNRDGQSIVVVIPDHETVNSKSVDVVKRVKSTAANFPGVSGVAGIGAAQIDFLHAVYGNFPLMLTIIALLTYILLVRAFRSLLLPLKAVLLNLISLAATLGLMVLFWQNGHGSNAIFGIAATGAVTFWIPIMIFAFLFGLSMDYEVFILSRIREEYDAGHSTDEAVIEGIGRTGRLVTSAALILFLAFAALASGPGTDLKTLATGLGLGILIDATIVRMLLVPSLVSLFGKWNWYLPKWAARPLRVQPSYPHPDQPAPGPQPEPQPPRG